One window from the genome of Breoghania sp. L-A4 encodes:
- a CDS encoding ABC transporter permease subunit — protein sequence MSEATAPAPAVERASGRMALISEFWMYFRTNRGAVIGLVFFVAIIVVAVFADFIAPHGATTQYRDALLVPPVWEAGGDARFLLGTDPVGRDIVSRLIYGSRYSLFIGCVVVTLALVVGICLGLIAGAMRGWVDTIIMRVMDVILSFPSLLLALVLVALLGPSLVNAMIAIAIVQQPHYVRLTRAAVMSEMSKDYVTAARVSGVKGMRLMFVTVLPNCMAPLIVQAALSFSTAILDAAALGFLGVGAQPPTPEWGTMLAEAREFILRAWWVVTFPGVAILFTVLAINLFGDGLRDALDPKLKRS from the coding sequence ATGAGCGAAGCAACCGCGCCGGCCCCCGCAGTGGAACGGGCCAGTGGCCGAATGGCGCTGATTTCCGAATTCTGGATGTATTTCCGCACCAACCGCGGCGCCGTCATCGGCCTTGTGTTCTTCGTGGCCATCATCGTGGTGGCGGTGTTTGCCGATTTCATCGCCCCGCACGGCGCGACCACGCAGTATCGCGATGCGCTGCTGGTGCCGCCGGTGTGGGAGGCGGGCGGCGACGCGCGGTTCCTGCTGGGCACCGATCCGGTGGGCCGCGATATCGTCTCGCGGCTGATCTATGGCAGCCGCTACTCGCTGTTCATCGGCTGCGTTGTCGTGACTCTCGCCCTCGTGGTCGGCATCTGCCTCGGTCTGATCGCCGGCGCGATGCGGGGCTGGGTCGACACCATCATCATGCGGGTGATGGATGTGATCCTGTCGTTTCCAAGCCTCTTGCTGGCGCTGGTGCTGGTGGCGCTGCTCGGTCCCTCGCTGGTCAACGCGATGATCGCGATCGCCATCGTGCAGCAGCCGCATTACGTGCGGCTGACCCGAGCCGCGGTGATGAGCGAGATGTCCAAGGACTATGTCACGGCGGCGCGCGTCTCCGGCGTCAAGGGCATGCGGCTGATGTTCGTCACTGTGCTGCCCAACTGCATGGCGCCGCTGATCGTGCAGGCGGCGCTGTCGTTCTCCACTGCCATTCTCGACGCGGCCGCGCTGGGATTTCTTGGCGTCGGCGCGCAGCCGCCGACGCCCGAATGGGGCACCATGCTGGCGGAGGCGCGCGAGTTCATCCTGCGCGCCTGGTGGGTGGTCACCTTCCCCGGCGTCGCCATCCTGTTCACTGTGCT
- a CDS encoding ABC transporter permease subunit, whose amino-acid sequence MLRLILTKIGLLIPTFIGVTIIAFLFIRLLPGDPILLLAGERGVTPDRYAELMHLFGYDQPLWRQYIDFLGGVLQGDLGTSLSTKRPVVNEFFTLFPATMELSICAIIFAIAIGLPSGVIAALYRGKTPDHAVMTTALVGYSMPIFWWGLLLIILFSGILGWTPVSGRISLLYYFPTETGFMLIDSFMSGQAGAFQSALSHLVLPTIVLGTIPLAVIARQTRSAMLEVLDEDYVRTARAKGLSPFRVVGVHALRNAMIPVITVIGLQIGVLFAGAILTETIFSWPGIGKWMVDSISRRDYPSVQGGLMLIAVIVMLVNLLVDLTYGLINPKIRHTR is encoded by the coding sequence ATGCTGCGATTGATACTCACTAAGATCGGCCTGCTCATCCCGACCTTCATCGGCGTGACGATCATCGCCTTTCTGTTCATCCGCCTGTTGCCAGGCGATCCGATCCTGCTGCTCGCGGGCGAGCGCGGCGTGACGCCGGACCGCTATGCCGAGCTGATGCATCTGTTCGGATACGACCAGCCCTTGTGGCGGCAGTATATCGACTTTCTCGGCGGCGTCCTGCAGGGCGATCTGGGCACCTCGCTTTCCACAAAGAGGCCTGTGGTCAACGAGTTTTTCACCCTGTTTCCCGCGACGATGGAACTGTCGATCTGCGCCATCATTTTCGCGATCGCGATCGGATTGCCGTCCGGGGTGATCGCGGCGCTCTATCGCGGCAAGACGCCCGATCATGCTGTGATGACCACGGCGCTGGTTGGTTATTCCATGCCGATCTTCTGGTGGGGCCTTCTGCTGATCATCCTCTTTTCCGGAATCCTTGGCTGGACTCCAGTCTCCGGGCGTATCTCGCTTCTCTACTATTTCCCGACAGAGACCGGATTCATGCTGATCGACAGCTTCATGTCGGGCCAGGCCGGCGCCTTCCAGTCGGCGCTGAGTCATCTGGTTTTGCCCACCATCGTGCTGGGAACGATTCCTCTGGCGGTGATCGCGCGTCAGACGCGCTCCGCGATGCTGGAAGTGCTCGATGAGGACTATGTGCGCACCGCGCGGGCCAAGGGGCTGAGCCCGTTCCGGGTCGTCGGCGTACACGCCCTGCGCAACGCGATGATCCCGGTGATCACGGTGATCGGACTGCAGATCGGCGTGCTCTTCGCCGGCGCGATTCTCACCGAAACGATCTTTTCCTGGCCGGGAATCGGCAAGTGGATGGTGGATTCGATTTCCCGGCGCGACTACCCGTCCGTGCAGGGAGGCCTCATGCTGATTGCCGTCATCGTGATGCTCGTCAATCTGCTGGTCGATCTGACGTATGGCCTGATCAACCCCAAAATCCGGCACACGAGGTAG
- a CDS encoding ABC transporter substrate-binding protein, translating into MSIGTLIRAGAVVSAVTLFAAPALAKTFVYCSEGSPEGFDAALYTSGTTFDASSRAVYNRLVEFEHGGTKVGPGLAESWDVSDDGLEYTFHLRPGVKFQSTDFFTPTRDLNADDVVFSFTRQMDKESPWYSYAGGSWEYFNGMSMPDLIKEIVKVDDSTVKFVLSRPEAPMVANLAMDFASIVSKEYADKLEADGKLEMLNQQPIGTGPYQFVAYQKDAVIRYKAHPDYWAGKQPIDDLVFAITTDNSVRYQKLKAGECHAMPYPNPADVETMRADDSINLGEKAGLNVGYLAYNTQVAPFDNPKVRKALNMAINKQAILDAVFQGSGQAAKNPIPPTMWSYNDAVQDDPFDLDAAKKMLDEAGVTDLSMKIWAMPVQRPYNPNARRMAELIQSDFAKIGVTVEIVSYEWGEYLKRSKELDRDGAVLLGWTGDNGDPDNFLAVLLGCDAVGGANRAQWCDKEFDDLIQKAKVTSDRDERTKLYEQAQVVFKEKAPWATIAHSTVFMPLAKNVTGFHMDPLGYHRFDDVDLK; encoded by the coding sequence ATGTCTATAGGCACCCTAATTCGTGCTGGCGCGGTCGTGTCCGCAGTGACGCTGTTCGCGGCGCCGGCTCTTGCTAAGACCTTCGTGTATTGCTCCGAAGGTAGCCCTGAAGGCTTTGACGCCGCACTCTACACGTCCGGGACCACGTTCGACGCGTCTTCGCGCGCGGTCTACAACCGTCTTGTCGAGTTCGAGCACGGCGGCACCAAGGTTGGTCCGGGCCTGGCCGAAAGCTGGGACGTATCCGACGACGGGCTGGAATACACATTCCACCTGCGTCCGGGCGTGAAATTCCAGTCGACCGATTTCTTTACGCCGACCCGCGATCTCAACGCTGACGATGTGGTGTTCAGCTTCACCCGCCAGATGGACAAGGAAAGCCCCTGGTATTCCTATGCCGGCGGTTCGTGGGAATATTTCAACGGCATGTCCATGCCGGACCTGATCAAGGAGATCGTCAAGGTCGACGACAGCACGGTCAAGTTTGTGTTGAGCCGGCCGGAAGCGCCGATGGTTGCCAATCTCGCGATGGATTTCGCCTCCATCGTGTCGAAGGAATACGCCGACAAGCTGGAAGCCGACGGCAAGCTCGAAATGCTGAACCAGCAGCCGATCGGAACCGGTCCGTACCAGTTCGTCGCCTACCAGAAAGACGCCGTGATTCGCTACAAGGCGCACCCGGATTACTGGGCCGGCAAGCAGCCGATCGATGATCTGGTCTTCGCGATCACCACCGACAACTCGGTGCGCTACCAGAAGCTGAAGGCGGGCGAATGCCACGCGATGCCGTATCCGAATCCGGCCGACGTCGAGACGATGCGGGCAGATGACAGCATCAACCTTGGCGAAAAGGCCGGTCTGAACGTCGGCTATCTCGCCTACAACACGCAGGTTGCGCCGTTTGACAATCCGAAGGTCCGCAAGGCCCTCAACATGGCGATCAACAAGCAGGCGATCCTCGACGCGGTGTTCCAGGGCTCGGGCCAGGCGGCCAAGAACCCGATTCCGCCGACCATGTGGTCGTACAACGACGCGGTCCAGGACGACCCGTTCGATCTCGACGCGGCCAAGAAGATGCTCGACGAGGCCGGCGTCACCGACCTGTCGATGAAGATCTGGGCGATGCCGGTGCAGCGTCCGTACAACCCGAATGCGCGCCGCATGGCCGAACTGATCCAGTCCGACTTCGCCAAGATCGGCGTCACGGTCGAGATCGTGTCTTATGAATGGGGCGAATACCTGAAGCGCTCCAAGGAATTGGACCGCGATGGCGCGGTGCTGCTCGGCTGGACCGGCGACAATGGCGATCCGGACAACTTCCTGGCCGTTCTGCTGGGGTGTGACGCCGTTGGCGGCGCGAACCGCGCGCAGTGGTGCGACAAGGAGTTCGACGACCTGATCCAGAAGGCGAAGGTCACCTCGGACCGCGACGAGCGCACCAAGCTCTACGAGCAAGCGCAGGTGGTGTTCAAGGAGAAGGCCCCGTGGGCGACGATCGCTCACTCGACGGTGTTCATGCCGCTGGCGAAGAATGTGACCGGCTTCCACATGGACCCGCTCGGTTATCACCGCTTCGACGACGTCGACCTGAAATAG
- the galU gene encoding UTP--glucose-1-phosphate uridylyltransferase GalU yields the protein MPAPIRKAVFPVAGLGTRFLPATKAVPKEMLTVVDRPLIQYVVDEARAAGIEHLIFVTGRNKHVIDDHFDIAYELEATLRARGKHGALKLLEELRPTAGTVSFTRQQEPLGLGHAVWCARELVGAEPFAVLLPDVLVKAERGCLAQMIEAYNERGGNVIAVEEVPKDQTHNYGVVDVAEGDGPFFDVRDMVEKPAPGTAPSNLIITGRYILQPEVFGLLEAQETGAGGEIQLTDALLSLMKSQSMTGVQFDGKTYDCGSKSGFLAANVAYALDRPDLADELKPVLRELLDAR from the coding sequence ATGCCCGCTCCCATCCGCAAAGCCGTGTTTCCGGTTGCCGGTCTCGGCACCCGGTTTCTTCCCGCCACCAAGGCGGTGCCGAAGGAGATGCTCACCGTGGTTGACCGGCCGCTGATCCAGTATGTGGTCGACGAGGCGCGGGCGGCGGGCATCGAGCATCTGATCTTCGTCACCGGGCGCAACAAGCATGTCATCGACGATCATTTCGACATCGCCTACGAACTGGAGGCAACCTTGCGCGCGCGCGGCAAGCACGGCGCGCTCAAGCTGCTGGAGGAACTGCGGCCGACCGCCGGCACCGTCAGCTTCACCCGCCAGCAGGAGCCGCTGGGGCTGGGGCACGCGGTGTGGTGCGCGCGCGAGCTGGTGGGGGCCGAGCCCTTTGCGGTGCTGCTGCCCGACGTGTTGGTGAAGGCCGAGCGCGGCTGCCTGGCGCAGATGATCGAGGCCTATAACGAGCGCGGCGGCAACGTGATCGCGGTGGAAGAGGTCCCGAAGGACCAGACGCATAATTACGGCGTGGTCGACGTGGCCGAGGGCGACGGGCCTTTTTTCGACGTGCGCGACATGGTGGAGAAGCCGGCGCCCGGCACGGCGCCGTCAAATCTCATCATTACCGGGCGCTACATCCTGCAGCCGGAGGTCTTCGGCCTGCTGGAGGCGCAGGAGACCGGCGCGGGCGGCGAGATCCAGCTCACCGACGCGCTGCTGAGCCTGATGAAGAGCCAGAGCATGACCGGCGTGCAATTCGACGGCAAGACCTACGACTGCGGCTCGAAATCCGGCTTTCTCGCCGCCAATGTCGCCTATGCGCTCGACCGCCCGGACCTCGCCGACGAGCTGAAACCCGTTCTGCGGGAACTGCTCGACGCGCGCTGA
- the galE gene encoding UDP-glucose 4-epimerase GalE — MSILVTGGAGYIGSHMVWNLVDAGESVTVLDNLSTGFDWAIADAARLVHGDIADETLLDQVLGSGEIDAVIHFAGSIIVPESVSDPLKYYRNNTANSRTLLEACVRNKVRNFIFSSTAAVYGDPVTVPVPEDAALCPLSPYGSSKLMTEIMLADTAKAHDFHYTALRYFNVAGADPKGRTGQSTANATHLIKVACEAALGKRDHLSIFGTDYDTPDGTGVRDYIHVSDLVEAHALALKDLRATGESRVMNCGYGEGFSVRQVIDAVRRASNKDFKVLEEPRRPGDSPKVVARADKIRATLGWQPRYDDLDTIVGHALAWEDGLARRNRL, encoded by the coding sequence ATGAGTATTCTGGTGACCGGCGGCGCCGGCTATATCGGTTCGCATATGGTGTGGAACCTTGTCGACGCCGGCGAGAGCGTCACGGTGCTGGACAATCTGTCGACCGGATTTGACTGGGCGATCGCGGATGCCGCCCGGCTCGTTCACGGCGACATCGCTGACGAGACACTGCTCGATCAGGTTCTGGGAAGCGGCGAGATTGACGCGGTGATCCATTTCGCCGGCTCGATCATCGTGCCGGAATCGGTCTCCGATCCGCTCAAATACTACCGCAACAACACGGCCAACTCCCGCACGCTCCTTGAAGCCTGCGTGCGCAACAAGGTCCGCAATTTCATCTTCTCCTCGACCGCCGCGGTCTACGGCGATCCGGTGACGGTGCCGGTTCCCGAGGATGCGGCCCTGTGTCCCCTGTCGCCTTACGGGTCCTCCAAGCTGATGACCGAAATCATGCTGGCCGACACGGCGAAGGCGCATGATTTCCACTACACGGCGCTGCGCTATTTCAACGTCGCGGGCGCAGATCCAAAGGGCCGCACCGGTCAGTCGACCGCCAATGCCACGCATCTGATCAAGGTGGCCTGCGAGGCGGCGCTGGGCAAACGCGACCACCTGTCGATCTTCGGCACCGACTACGACACACCCGACGGCACCGGCGTGCGCGACTACATTCATGTCTCCGATCTCGTCGAGGCGCATGCCCTGGCGTTGAAGGATTTGCGCGCCACGGGCGAGAGCCGCGTCATGAACTGCGGCTACGGCGAGGGGTTTTCGGTGCGCCAGGTGATCGACGCCGTGCGCCGGGCCTCCAATAAGGACTTCAAGGTTCTTGAGGAGCCGCGCCGTCCCGGGGATTCCCCGAAAGTCGTCGCCCGCGCCGATAAGATCCGCGCAACCCTGGGCTGGCAGCCGCGGTACGACGACCTCGACACCATCGTCGGCCATGCCCTCGCCTGGGAAGATGGCCTGGCGCGCCGGAACCGGCTATAG
- the cysD gene encoding sulfate adenylyltransferase subunit CysD, with the protein MSLDRTSHLKRLENESIQIIREVAAEFSNPVMLYSIGKDSSVMLHLAMKAFYPSKPPFPLMHIDTTWKFREMIQFRDDIVKRLGVDLIVHSNTDGIRDNINPFDHGSFYTHTMKTDALKEALDKYGFDAAFGGARRDEEKSRAKERVFSFRSSSHGWDPKNQRPELWHLYNARVGKGESIRAFPLSNWTELDIWQYILAEDIPIVPLYFAAPRPVVERDDQLIMVDDERMPLLPGEAPQQRTVRFRTLGCYPLTAAVESDAATLPEIVSEMLIARTSERSGRLIDKDESASMEKKKREGYF; encoded by the coding sequence GTGTCCCTTGATCGAACCTCGCATCTGAAACGCCTCGAGAACGAGAGCATTCAAATCATCCGCGAAGTGGCGGCGGAATTCTCCAACCCGGTCATGCTCTATTCGATCGGCAAGGATTCCTCGGTGATGCTGCATCTCGCAATGAAGGCGTTCTATCCGTCCAAGCCGCCGTTCCCGCTCATGCACATCGACACCACCTGGAAGTTCCGCGAAATGATCCAGTTTCGCGACGACATCGTGAAACGTCTCGGCGTCGATTTGATCGTGCACAGCAACACCGACGGAATCCGCGACAACATCAATCCCTTCGACCACGGGTCCTTCTACACCCACACGATGAAGACCGACGCGCTCAAGGAGGCACTCGACAAATACGGCTTCGACGCGGCCTTCGGCGGCGCGCGGCGCGACGAGGAAAAGTCCCGCGCCAAGGAGCGCGTGTTCTCGTTCCGCTCATCCAGTCACGGCTGGGATCCGAAGAACCAGCGCCCCGAATTGTGGCACCTGTACAACGCCCGCGTCGGCAAGGGAGAATCGATCCGCGCCTTCCCGCTGTCGAACTGGACCGAGCTCGACATCTGGCAATACATCCTGGCCGAGGACATTCCCATCGTGCCTCTGTATTTCGCAGCGCCCCGTCCCGTCGTGGAGCGCGACGACCAGCTGATCATGGTCGACGACGAGCGGATGCCCCTGCTGCCCGGCGAGGCACCGCAGCAGCGCACGGTGCGCTTCCGCACCCTCGGCTGTTACCCGCTGACCGCGGCGGTTGAATCCGATGCCGCGACGCTGCCGGAGATCGTTTCCGAAATGCTGATCGCGAGAACGTCCGAACGCTCCGGGCGGCTGATCGACAAGGACGAAAGCGCTTCCATGGAGAAAAAGAAGCGCGAGGGGTATTTCTGA
- the cysN gene encoding sulfate adenylyltransferase subunit CysN, whose translation MAELDLTTPAPAADSDAAREAIVDYIATQEHKGLLRFLTCGSVDDGKSTLIGRMLYDAKLIFEDQLSTLKSDSLRHGTDGENIDFALLVDGLDAEREQGITIDVAYRFFTTERRKFIVADTPGHEQYTRNMATGASTADLAVLLVDARSGIATQTRRHSFIASLLGIRNVVLAINKIDLVDFSEERFEEIRAEYERFAASFEFDTLTAIPMSARFGDNVSSISDRTPWYKGPSLIEHLETVEIGDDARERPFRMAVQWVNRPNLDFRGYSGTLASGSIKPGDEVVVAASGITSKVDRIVTMNGDLAQAVAGDAVTLTLADEIDISRGDLLASAANRPEVSDQFAAHLIWMTEAPLLPGRPYLLKCGAKTVNATVTDLKHRIDINTFEHLAAKKLDLNEVAFCNLALSEPIAFDPYEANHDTGSFILIDRRTNATVAAGMIWFGLRRATNIHWQALDVDKTARAALKGQKPAVLWFTGLSGSGKSTLANAVERKLLALGQHTYLLDGDNVRHGLNKDLGFTDADRVENIRRVGETAKLFVDAGLIVLVSFISPFRSERRMARELVEDGEFLEVFVDTPLEECKKRDPKGLYKKAAAGEIKNFTGIDSPYEVPENAEIRVDTTEGAPDVVADRIIAELKARGIVA comes from the coding sequence ATGGCCGAACTCGACCTCACCACACCCGCACCAGCTGCGGACAGCGACGCCGCCCGTGAAGCGATTGTCGACTACATCGCCACCCAGGAACACAAGGGCCTGCTGCGCTTTCTCACCTGCGGCAGCGTCGACGACGGCAAATCAACCCTCATCGGCCGGATGCTCTATGACGCCAAACTGATCTTCGAGGACCAGCTCAGCACGCTCAAGAGCGATTCCCTGCGCCACGGCACCGACGGCGAGAACATCGATTTCGCCCTGCTGGTCGACGGACTGGACGCGGAACGCGAACAGGGCATCACCATCGACGTGGCCTATCGCTTCTTCACCACGGAGCGGCGCAAGTTCATCGTCGCCGACACCCCGGGCCACGAACAATACACCCGCAACATGGCGACCGGCGCCTCCACCGCCGATCTGGCGGTGCTGCTGGTCGACGCGCGCAGCGGCATCGCCACGCAGACCCGGCGGCATTCCTTCATCGCCTCGCTGCTGGGCATCCGCAACGTGGTTCTGGCGATCAACAAGATTGATCTCGTCGACTTCAGCGAGGAACGGTTCGAGGAGATCCGCGCCGAGTACGAGCGCTTCGCCGCGTCCTTCGAGTTCGACACGCTGACCGCCATCCCCATGTCCGCGCGCTTTGGCGACAACGTCTCGTCGATCAGCGACAGGACGCCGTGGTACAAGGGCCCGTCGCTGATCGAACATCTGGAAACCGTCGAGATTGGCGACGACGCCCGCGAACGTCCTTTCCGCATGGCGGTGCAATGGGTCAACCGTCCGAACCTGGATTTCCGCGGCTACTCGGGCACGCTGGCCTCGGGCAGCATCAAGCCCGGCGACGAGGTCGTCGTGGCCGCATCCGGCATCACCAGCAAGGTAGACCGCATCGTCACCATGAACGGCGATCTGGCCCAGGCGGTCGCGGGTGACGCGGTCACGCTGACGCTGGCGGACGAGATCGACATCTCGCGCGGCGATCTGCTCGCGTCTGCCGCCAACCGGCCGGAAGTCTCCGACCAGTTCGCCGCCCACCTGATCTGGATGACCGAGGCGCCGCTTCTGCCTGGCCGGCCCTACCTGCTCAAATGCGGCGCGAAAACCGTCAACGCCACGGTGACAGACCTCAAGCACCGGATCGACATCAACACCTTCGAGCACCTGGCCGCCAAGAAGCTCGACCTCAACGAGGTCGCCTTCTGCAATCTGGCGCTGTCGGAGCCCATCGCCTTCGATCCCTATGAGGCCAATCACGACACCGGCTCCTTCATCCTTATCGACCGGCGGACCAACGCAACGGTGGCCGCCGGAATGATCTGGTTCGGGCTGCGGCGCGCCACCAACATTCACTGGCAGGCGCTCGACGTCGACAAGACCGCGCGCGCCGCCCTCAAGGGCCAGAAGCCCGCGGTTCTCTGGTTCACCGGCCTGTCGGGCTCCGGCAAGTCGACACTGGCCAACGCCGTGGAACGCAAGCTTCTGGCGCTCGGCCAGCACACCTACCTGCTTGACGGCGACAACGTGCGGCACGGACTGAACAAGGATCTCGGCTTCACCGACGCCGACCGGGTGGAGAACATCCGCCGGGTGGGCGAGACGGCGAAACTCTTCGTCGACGCCGGGCTGATCGTGCTGGTGTCCTTCATTTCACCGTTCCGCTCCGAACGCCGCATGGCGCGCGAGCTGGTGGAGGACGGCGAGTTTCTCGAGGTCTTCGTCGACACACCGCTGGAAGAGTGCAAGAAGCGCGACCCCAAGGGGCTCTACAAGAAAGCCGCGGCCGGCGAGATCAAGAATTTCACCGGCATCGACAGCCCCTACGAGGTGCCCGAGAATGCCGAAATCCGCGTCGACACTACCGAAGGCGCGCCCGACGTGGTCGCTGACCGTATCATCGCGGAGCTGAAAGCACGCGGAATCGTCGCGTAG
- a CDS encoding sugar phosphate nucleotidyltransferase, with amino-acid sequence MIHPCILSGGSGSRLWPLSRKAYPKQFLQIFDGESLFQKTCRRVGDAQRFAKPIVIANQDHRFLVGEQLSEHGLAADRIILEPMGRNTAAPPPSPRLWWARRMWTGWSCCCPPIT; translated from the coding sequence ATGATCCATCCTTGCATTCTGTCCGGCGGGTCCGGGTCGCGGCTTTGGCCGCTGTCGCGCAAGGCCTACCCGAAACAATTCCTGCAGATTTTCGATGGCGAAAGCCTGTTTCAGAAGACCTGCCGCCGGGTCGGCGACGCGCAGCGGTTCGCCAAACCCATTGTGATCGCCAATCAGGACCACCGGTTTCTGGTCGGCGAGCAACTGTCCGAGCACGGGCTCGCCGCTGACCGCATCATCCTGGAGCCGATGGGCCGGAATACCGCGGCCCCGCCGCCATCGCCGCGCTTGTGGTGGGCGAGACGGATGTGGACGGGCTGGTCCTGCTGCTGCCCTCCGATCACCTGA
- a CDS encoding mannose-1-phosphate guanylyltransferase/mannose-6-phosphate isomerase gives MDGLVLLLPSDHLITDEAAFLQAVNEGAPTARAGAIVTFGIRPSEPNTGYGYVHLESGGTDAGARDVRAFVEKPDLATAESYLADGNFIWNAGIFLFSAKAMLEAFEAHAPDVLTGARAALDAASADLDFLRLDATAFAAIENISFDYAIMERARTIACVPMDPGWSDLGSWTAIRDAFPKDEAGNSALGDARFFDSSNNFVYSDEACVALLGLDDVMVVNTRDALLVAHKDKAQDVKKIVEQLEAENRIEVVEHKRVYRPWGWYEGLSQGPRFQVKCIMVKPGAQLSLQSHVHRAEHWVVVNGTAEVTIDGEVTLLSENQSTYIPLAAVHRLANPGKIPTYMIEVQSGAYLGEDDIIRYEDVYGRDKA, from the coding sequence GTGGACGGGCTGGTCCTGCTGCTGCCCTCCGATCACCTGATCACCGACGAGGCGGCGTTTTTGCAGGCGGTCAACGAAGGAGCGCCCACGGCCCGTGCCGGCGCCATCGTCACCTTCGGCATCCGCCCCTCCGAGCCCAACACCGGCTACGGCTATGTTCATCTTGAAAGCGGCGGCACGGACGCCGGCGCGCGCGACGTGCGCGCCTTCGTGGAAAAGCCGGATCTGGCGACCGCCGAAAGCTATCTGGCGGACGGCAATTTCATCTGGAACGCCGGCATTTTCCTGTTCTCCGCAAAAGCCATGCTGGAAGCCTTCGAGGCGCACGCGCCCGATGTGCTGACAGGCGCACGCGCGGCGCTGGACGCGGCAAGCGCGGATCTCGATTTTCTGCGGCTCGACGCCACCGCCTTCGCGGCCATCGAGAACATCTCCTTCGATTACGCGATCATGGAGCGCGCGCGAACCATCGCCTGCGTGCCGATGGATCCGGGCTGGAGCGATCTGGGATCCTGGACGGCGATCCGCGACGCCTTCCCAAAGGATGAGGCGGGCAACAGCGCGCTCGGAGACGCACGCTTCTTCGACAGTTCCAACAATTTCGTCTACTCCGACGAGGCCTGCGTCGCGCTGCTGGGTCTTGATGACGTCATGGTGGTCAACACCCGCGACGCGCTGCTCGTGGCGCACAAGGACAAGGCGCAGGACGTCAAGAAGATCGTCGAGCAGCTTGAGGCGGAGAACCGCATCGAGGTGGTCGAGCACAAGCGCGTCTACCGCCCCTGGGGCTGGTACGAGGGGCTGAGCCAGGGCCCGCGCTTCCAGGTCAAATGCATCATGGTGAAGCCCGGGGCACAGCTTTCCCTGCAAAGCCACGTGCATCGCGCAGAGCACTGGGTGGTCGTCAACGGTACCGCGGAAGTGACCATCGACGGCGAGGTCACGCTGCTCTCCGAGAACCAGTCGACCTACATCCCGCTCGCCGCCGTGCACCGCCTCGCCAACCCCGGCAAGATCCCGACCTACATGATCGAGGTGCAGTCCGGCGCCTATCTCGGCGAGGACGACATCATCCGCTACGAGGATGTCTACGGACGCGACAAGGCCTGA